The following are from one region of the Salicibibacter kimchii genome:
- a CDS encoding acyl-CoA dehydrogenase family protein — MNFDFTEEQNMLKRSVRKLSTEVLEPAIQKQERDIPFSKNFSLRMLKELQPYGFLDNTIAEENGGSGLDPLTYALMYEEIPIDLKSLVGISSSFTKGIANNGTESQKERFLPGLLSGDKIGCSAITEPNVGSNAAMLKTSAYLDGDEWVVNGTKTFISNGQIADYVNVVVQFDSSKKGKGLGTLIIEKEESPFQVKPLQTLGFKNGHLAELYFDNVRVPKENLLNPEGTGLKSTLIGFQTYRCFVATHANSLAQKALDYSLEYVKEREQFGRPIGSFQLVQEMLADMKTDVDASKLITYRALDMLSKGRRCPVESSMAKQFATEMAVRVTSKAIQIHGAYGLTTEFPLEGLFRNARMLTIPDGTTQIQKMIMGRELTGLRAFD, encoded by the coding sequence ATGAATTTTGACTTTACTGAAGAACAAAATATGCTTAAAAGAAGTGTTAGAAAACTATCGACCGAGGTACTGGAACCAGCTATTCAAAAACAAGAACGTGATATACCATTTTCTAAGAACTTTTCATTGAGAATGTTAAAAGAATTACAACCCTATGGTTTTCTGGATAATACTATTGCAGAGGAAAATGGAGGTTCTGGGCTCGATCCATTAACATATGCTTTAATGTATGAAGAGATTCCCATAGACCTAAAATCACTTGTCGGTATTTCTTCATCTTTTACCAAGGGAATTGCTAATAATGGCACGGAGTCTCAAAAAGAGCGATTTTTACCTGGGTTATTATCCGGTGACAAAATTGGATGTTCTGCCATCACTGAGCCTAATGTTGGATCAAATGCAGCAATGTTAAAAACATCTGCTTATTTAGATGGAGATGAATGGGTGGTCAATGGTACAAAAACATTTATTTCTAATGGTCAGATCGCGGATTATGTGAATGTTGTTGTACAGTTTGATTCTTCTAAAAAGGGTAAAGGTTTAGGTACTCTAATTATTGAGAAAGAAGAATCTCCTTTTCAAGTAAAACCTTTACAAACACTGGGATTTAAAAATGGACACTTAGCAGAACTTTATTTTGATAATGTTCGTGTACCGAAAGAAAATCTTCTCAATCCAGAAGGCACAGGATTAAAGAGCACTCTAATTGGGTTCCAAACTTATCGTTGCTTTGTCGCTACTCATGCTAATTCACTTGCCCAAAAAGCTTTAGACTATTCGCTTGAATATGTGAAGGAGAGAGAGCAGTTTGGGAGACCCATTGGCTCTTTTCAATTAGTTCAAGAGATGTTAGCTGATATGAAAACAGATGTAGATGCTTCAAAACTCATTACGTATCGTGCTTTGGATATGCTTAGCAAAGGTAGAAGGTGCCCGGTTGAATCTTCGATGGCTAAACAATTTGCAACAGAAATGGCTGTGCGTGTAACTTCAAAGGCTATACAAATACACGGGGCATATGGATTAACTACTGAATTTCCTTTGGAAGGTCTATTCAGGAATGCGAGAATGTTGACAATCCCTGACGGTACAACTCAGATACAAAAAATGATTATGGGGCGAGAGTTAACTGGATTGAGGGCCTTTGATTAA
- a CDS encoding ABC transporter substrate-binding protein — MKKQMKSIILMIAVFLSLVACSEETQNGESGGETTEEDNEDMTTEQKEGGTITIARGADAVELDPYGTPTVNTHDFAGLVYNKLIRYETGEDVEFEDYNLEPDLAEDWEISDDGTVYTFHLRDANWHDMPPVNGRKVVADDVVATMEHAIEVQGNQAAFLSEVENIEAEDESTVVVTLEEPYAPFLNFMANHLMWILPEEGVNDEFDLSETAIGTGPFKLENWDRNNRIELTKNPDYYEEDRPYLDGVEFVIMPDQSARIQAFQTQQVDEIPEVSPEELENILSSNPDVQENENLYPSQIQLAMDNDHEYFAEVDVRKAVSMAIDRQGAVESIYGGGEVSGPVNPSLEEYSLSLEEREELLPYDPDMAQELLTDADIDNGFETTILTTDAYGEQLVRMAQWIVEDLQAIGIDADIEIAEYGTFVERWGEGDFDMLVALQSWFQEPDEWLRNQFHSEGLRNRTGFTDSELDQMLEEQLLIMDEDERREEIYDIQRYVLEKGVNPIPLTTHDRSMPTQPYVENWYPHASFGYTHMKDVWLDD; from the coding sequence ATGAAAAAACAAATGAAATCAATTATTTTAATGATAGCTGTTTTTTTAAGTTTAGTTGCTTGTAGCGAAGAAACACAGAATGGTGAAAGTGGTGGTGAAACCACAGAAGAAGATAATGAAGATATGACAACAGAGCAAAAAGAAGGGGGAACAATTACAATAGCAAGGGGTGCCGACGCGGTTGAACTCGATCCTTATGGTACTCCAACGGTAAATACTCACGATTTTGCAGGGTTAGTTTATAACAAATTAATACGATATGAGACAGGAGAAGATGTTGAATTTGAGGATTATAATCTCGAGCCTGATTTAGCTGAGGATTGGGAAATATCAGATGATGGAACCGTTTATACCTTTCATTTACGAGATGCAAATTGGCATGATATGCCACCAGTAAATGGAAGAAAGGTTGTCGCTGATGACGTGGTTGCAACAATGGAGCATGCTATAGAAGTTCAAGGTAACCAAGCTGCTTTTCTTTCGGAAGTAGAAAATATTGAGGCAGAGGATGAAAGTACTGTTGTTGTAACGCTTGAAGAACCATATGCCCCATTTTTAAATTTTATGGCAAATCATTTAATGTGGATTTTGCCTGAAGAAGGTGTGAATGATGAGTTTGATTTATCAGAAACAGCGATAGGGACAGGACCTTTTAAGTTGGAAAATTGGGATCGTAATAATCGAATAGAGTTAACTAAGAATCCCGATTACTATGAAGAAGATCGACCTTATCTTGATGGTGTTGAATTTGTCATTATGCCTGATCAAAGTGCTCGTATTCAAGCATTTCAAACGCAACAGGTGGATGAAATTCCAGAAGTCTCTCCTGAGGAATTAGAAAACATTTTATCATCCAACCCAGATGTTCAGGAAAATGAAAATCTTTATCCTTCACAGATTCAATTAGCTATGGATAATGACCACGAGTATTTTGCAGAAGTAGACGTACGAAAAGCAGTGAGTATGGCAATTGATCGACAGGGTGCGGTAGAGAGTATTTACGGAGGAGGAGAGGTGAGTGGACCAGTAAACCCTTCTCTTGAAGAATACTCATTGTCTTTAGAGGAGAGGGAGGAACTACTTCCATATGATCCTGATATGGCACAAGAATTATTAACAGACGCAGATATTGATAATGGTTTTGAGACCACAATTTTGACAACAGACGCTTATGGCGAGCAGCTCGTTCGAATGGCGCAATGGATTGTTGAAGACTTACAAGCAATTGGGATTGATGCAGATATTGAAATTGCAGAATACGGAACATTTGTCGAGAGATGGGGAGAAGGTGATTTTGATATGCTTGTTGCTTTACAATCGTGGTTTCAAGAGCCTGATGAATGGCTACGAAATCAATTTCATTCTGAAGGACTTAGGAATAGAACAGGCTTCACTGATTCTGAACTTGATCAAATGCTCGAAGAACAACTTTTAATAATGGATGAAGATGAAAGAAGAGAAGAGATATATGATATTCAGCGTTATGTGCTCGAAAAAGGTGTTAACCCTATCCCTCTAACAACACATGACCGAAGTATGCCCACGCAACCATATGTAGAAAATTGGTATCCTCATGCATCTTTTGGATATACACATATGAAGGATGTTTGGTTGGACGATTAA